CGCAGACATCGGCTTCCCCTTCGGACACCACCAACCACCAACGGGCGGCCTTGGGATCCACTCCGGACAACGTGAAAGCCAGGACCGTGCGGGCCCGCGGCCAGACGTCGACGGAGATCGTCCGGCGGATATCCCACATCAACAGGTGTGGATCCAGGTCGTCGTCACCGAGTTCGGGGATCCAGCGCACACCCCACTGCCCCAGGGCATCCACCACCGTGGCCAGTTCCTGACCGCATGTGGTCAGTGAGTAGGAGGTTCGGCCGTCGGTGTCGGTGCGTTCGACCACACCCGCCCGGGTCAGCGATTTGAGTCGCTTGGACAGCAGCGCCGGCGACATCTTGGGAACCCCACGCCGCAGGTCATTGAAATGGGCACTGCCTTTGAGTAATTCGCGTACGACAAGCAGCGTCCAGCGTTCGTCGAGTAGCTCCATCGCCTTGGCGACAGGGCAGAACTGGCTGTAGGTGGACATCGAGAACCCTCCTTGTGTGTCCAGTAGACGCCGCGCGGAGCCGATTGACTAGTACAGATTCTGTACCGCCGGTGGTTCAGATCTGACACTGGAACCAGTTCACCCGACAGTCCGACCATGGAGGCAACCAAACGATCGGCAAGAGGGGAACACCGACCATGACCATTGTGACCGAGCCGGGCCGCGGCTACGAGAGCAAGCATCGAGCCCTGTGGGCGCTGGGTGACTATGCCAGCGTCGCAAGCGACGTGGTGGCCCCGCTGGGTCCAGTTCTGTTGTCCGCCAGCGGGATCAGTCCGGGCGATCGTGTCCTGGACGTGGCGGCGGGATCGGGCAATGTCGCCATCCCGGCCGCGCTGCTGGGAGCCGACGTGATCGCCGGCGATCTGTGTCCCGAGCTGCTCGAACACGGCCGCCAGCTAGCGCAGGAACGTGGCGCACGTCTGCGCTGGATGGAGGCCAACGCCGAGGCGCTCCCGTTGGGCAGCGACGCATTCGACGCGGTGCTCTCCTGCATCGGCGTCATGTTCGCGCCCTACCACCAACGCTCGGCCGACGAATTGGTTCGGGTCTGCCGGCCCGGCGGTGTGATCGGACTGATCAGCTGGACGCCCGGAGGATTCGTCGGGCAGATGTTCGCAACCATGAAGCCCTTCATGGCACCGCCGCTGCCGGGGTCGC
This genomic stretch from Mycobacterium paragordonae harbors:
- a CDS encoding winged helix-turn-helix transcriptional regulator yields the protein MSTYSQFCPVAKAMELLDERWTLLVVRELLKGSAHFNDLRRGVPKMSPALLSKRLKSLTRAGVVERTDTDGRTSYSLTTCGQELATVVDALGQWGVRWIPELGDDDLDPHLLMWDIRRTISVDVWPRARTVLAFTLSGVDPKAARWWLVVSEGEADVCDFDPGYEAAATVETSLLTLTQLWRGDLSWSRAMLNGALAIHGGADARREVPAWLGQSRLAAVPRPA
- a CDS encoding class I SAM-dependent methyltransferase codes for the protein MTIVTEPGRGYESKHRALWALGDYASVASDVVAPLGPVLLSASGISPGDRVLDVAAGSGNVAIPAALLGADVIAGDLCPELLEHGRQLAQERGARLRWMEANAEALPLGSDAFDAVLSCIGVMFAPYHQRSADELVRVCRPGGVIGLISWTPGGFVGQMFATMKPFMAPPLPGSQPAPLWGDEDHVRALLSDRVIDFTARREMLPVNAFGDGAAFRDYFKANYGPTVAAYQGIADEPERIAALDAELAALGDRHLAGGSTMQWEYLLVTARKR